Proteins encoded by one window of Nasonia vitripennis strain AsymCx chromosome 5, Nvit_psr_1.1, whole genome shotgun sequence:
- the NV_30029 gene encoding SIFamide precursor has translation MSAARFALVLMVVLAVAILNVDAAYRKPPFNGSIFGKRANSVSDYDYASRAMDAICEIAKTNCNAYYGPQDSN, from the exons ATGTCGGCTGCTCGCTTCGCACTCGTACTCATGGTCGTCTTGGCTGTCGCTATCCTTAACGTGGATGCGGCATACCGGAAGCCACCCTTCAACGGAAGTATTTTCGGCAAAAGAGCCAACTCTGTTTCag ATTACGATTATGCCAGCCGGGCAATGGATGCTATTTGCGAAATAGCAAAGACAAACTGCAATGCATATTACGGACCTCAAGATTCCAACTGA